In Oryza brachyantha chromosome 2, ObraRS2, whole genome shotgun sequence, a single window of DNA contains:
- the LOC121053437 gene encoding fibroin heavy chain-like: MTAPNIEMIASSLRNCSLSGGGGGGGGRRRGRRHAAAAEGSDDSEGVTVELNSEVALPYHWEQCLDIRTGQVYYINWEDGTRTTVDPRSSSAYSPSPTSRSASSTSHRRCARARRAAAASTTTSSGYTSVSSVGAVNAWRAHDSGHAGYGYGYGYGAGAYGYGYDGGDGDDEESSSSSSSSSASSSRGSAVSSTLSSFSPTDESASGAGSGYAVGDHGHVLVAAGCRACFMYFMVPKSADMCPKCGSSGLLHLSRNGYV; the protein is encoded by the exons ATGACTGCGCCAAACATCGAGATGATCGCCTCCTCGCTGCGGAACTGCTCCCTcagcggcgggggaggaggaggaggagggaggaggaggggcaggcgccacgcggcggcggcggaggggagcgacGACAGCGAGGGGGTCACCGTGGAGCTCAACTCCGAGGTCGCCCTGCCCTACCACTGGGAGCAGTGCCTCGACATCcgg ACGGGGCAAGTGTACTACATCAACTGGGAGGACGGGACCCGGACGACCGTCGacccgcgctcgtcgtcggcctactcgccgtcgccgacgtcgcgcTCGGCGTCGTCCACCTCCCACCGCCGCTGCGCGcgggcgcgccgcgccgccgcggcgtcgacgaCCACGTCGTCGGGGTACACCTCCGTGTCGTCCGTGGGCGCGGTCAACGCGTGGCGCGCGCACGACAGCGGGCACGCCGGCTACGGCTACGGCTACGGctacggcgccggcgcctacGGGTACGGctacgacggcggcgacggcgacgacgaggagagcagcagcagcagtagcagcagcagcgcgagCAGCAGCCGGGGCTCCGCCGTCTCGTCCACGCTCTCTTCGTTCTCGCCGACCGACGAGTCGGCgtccggcgccggcagcggctaCGCCGTCGGCGACCACGGCCACGTCCTCGTCGCGGCCGGCTGCCGGGCGTGCTTCATGTACTTCATGGTGCCGAAGAGCGCCGACATGTGCCCCAAGTGCGGcagctccggcctcctccaccTCAGCCGCAACGGCTACGTATGA